From the Drosophila simulans strain w501 chromosome 2L, Prin_Dsim_3.1, whole genome shotgun sequence genome, the window GTGGTGTTAAAGGTGCTGGCCCGCCGAATAATGCCGTGCACCTCGTAGTCCTTCTTGAGCAGAAACTCTGCCAAGTAGGAGCCATCCTGGGCGAGAGGGAACAAGTAAGAATCGAGCACTTTGAACACGTAAGCACGGAATTGAGGAGATGCCCCTGAAACAGCCGTGACTAATCCATCAATTACACACCTGGCCCGTTATGCCTGTTATCAGCGCCACTTTATCACGGGAATCGCCTTCGGCGCCGGCTTCCGTTCCATTTTGGTCcttgctgccgttgctgctgcattcAGGACGTGGCTTCTTGGTTTCCGGTGCCCCATCAGAAGTCGACATTGCAATTAGCCGGGTATTTAGCATGTACTGACGCTAGTTTTAATTTTCACGCCGACGCAGCCCggataataaacaaatttttgtctTCAGCACACAGGTAGAGGTGAATAAATAATCGATTGGTTATCGATACATCGCAGTCGAAAAACTTGTACCGGACAGTGGGGCAATCTATTAAGCACAAcctaaataattttcaaatagcaaatatttaatattattatagaaaaaaatattaggtatgaaatgttatttttaataagaatTCACcgcaaatttaaaattaaaaccaaatctgttttaataacttttttatttacgcTACTGCACAATGAAGCacttttgtttcgattttgtCCCACGTTGTGGCAGTGTTGAGTAGCACGAAAACCCACGTAGCGATTTTTAGCGCATACCTTTCAGCGAAAGCCGGACGAAAATAACATAACGTTGGCACAACCACCTATCTTATCATTCCTCCTCCACTCCCAAGCCGATTCGCCACAGGGCATCAATATCTTCTTCGGCGGGACCCGCATTACGTGTGCGTAAACGGCGGCTTTCAATTTCATTCTTGGAGCGACCGGCCGGCCAGCTTGATAACACCGGTGCATAGTGAAACCAGCGCCACTTACTAATTAAGTACGACCACGACCTCCGAGATAAACAGAAGTCAATTGTTCGCAGCACAAAAATGACGGATCTTATCAGGCAGGGTGCTCTGTTCCTTATGAGCGAGAAGTGCTATGATAACTACTTCCTGGAGCACAACTTTCTAGACGGTGAGTGGCCGCTAATTCAAATGGGTCTGTACCTATTAACTATTAATTAACATTCCTCACAGTTCCCTGCTTCAAGGCTTTGCTGAGCAAGGGCCTGGGATTGGCCATTATCGCCGGTTCCGTGCTGGTCAAAGTACCACAAGTGCTGAAGATCCTTAACAGCAAGTCTGGCGAGGGCATCAACATTGTGGGCGTGGTGTTGGACCTGCTGGCCATCTCCTTCCACCTGTCGTACAACTTTATGCATGGCTATCCGTTCAGTGCCTGGGGCGACAGTACCTTCCTGGCCATCCAGACAGTCACGATCGCTGTCCTGGTCTTGTTCTTCAACGGGCGCAAGGCGCAGTCAGGACTCTTTCTAGTGGGATATGTCGTGCTGATGTATGTTCTCAATTCGGGACTAACGCCCATGTCGGTGCTGTTCACCATCCAGAGCTGCAACATTCCCATCCTGCTGGTGGGCAAGCTGTCTCAGGCGTACACCAACTACCAGGCTGGATCCACTGGTCAGTTGTCAGCCGCCACTGT encodes:
- the LOC6731031 gene encoding mannose-P-dolichol utilization defect 1 protein homolog; amino-acid sequence: MTDLIRQGALFLMSEKCYDNYFLEHNFLDVPCFKALLSKGLGLAIIAGSVLVKVPQVLKILNSKSGEGINIVGVVLDLLAISFHLSYNFMHGYPFSAWGDSTFLAIQTVTIAVLVLFFNGRKAQSGLFLVGYVVLMYVLNSGLTPMSVLFTIQSCNIPILLVGKLSQAYTNYQAGSTGQLSAATVIMMFAGSVARIFTSIQETGDFMIILTFIASTFANSVILGQLIYYWDKPAGVKVKASKAKKPKTKKDD